One window of the Anaeromyxobacter dehalogenans 2CP-C genome contains the following:
- a CDS encoding 2-oxoacid:ferredoxin oxidoreductase subunit beta, with the protein MAAPVPPGGAAARQNRLGLALADYKGGKTTLCAGCGHNSISERLLEAMFDLGVPPERVAKFSGIGCSSKTPAYFMSRSHAFNAVHGRMPAVATGALLANRTLVGVGVSGDGDTASIGIGQFAHLMRRNLPILYVIEDNGVYGLTKGQFSATADVGSRLKSGVANELPPIDTCALAIQLGATFVGRSFSGDKRQLSAMLKAAISHRGTAMLDVLSPCVTFNDHEGSTRSFAYVKEHDAPLQELSYVPAYEEVAVDYDPGTTVDVELHDGAHLRLRKLEEGFDPRDRARAVARLMEASARGEVLTGLFFVDAKAASLTDQLRMVDAPLATLPEARVRPPPAVLEGIMASLR; encoded by the coding sequence ATGGCCGCTCCCGTTCCCCCCGGCGGCGCCGCCGCGCGGCAGAACCGCCTCGGCCTCGCGCTCGCGGACTACAAGGGCGGCAAGACCACCCTGTGCGCCGGCTGCGGCCACAACTCCATCTCCGAGCGGCTGCTCGAGGCCATGTTCGACCTGGGCGTCCCGCCGGAGCGGGTGGCCAAGTTCTCCGGCATCGGCTGCTCGTCCAAGACCCCCGCCTACTTCATGAGCCGCTCGCACGCGTTCAACGCCGTGCACGGGCGCATGCCGGCGGTCGCGACCGGCGCGCTGCTCGCGAACCGGACGCTCGTCGGGGTGGGCGTGTCCGGCGACGGCGACACCGCCTCCATCGGCATCGGGCAGTTCGCGCACCTCATGCGGCGCAACCTGCCCATCCTCTACGTCATCGAGGACAACGGCGTGTACGGCCTCACCAAGGGCCAGTTCTCCGCCACCGCCGACGTCGGCTCGCGCCTGAAGAGCGGCGTCGCGAACGAGCTGCCGCCCATCGACACCTGCGCGCTCGCGATCCAGCTCGGCGCCACCTTCGTCGGCCGCTCGTTCTCCGGCGACAAGCGCCAGCTCTCGGCCATGCTCAAGGCGGCCATCTCGCACCGCGGCACCGCCATGCTCGACGTGCTCTCGCCCTGCGTCACCTTCAACGACCACGAGGGCTCGACGCGCTCGTTCGCCTACGTGAAGGAGCACGACGCGCCGCTGCAGGAGCTGTCGTACGTGCCGGCGTACGAGGAGGTGGCGGTGGACTACGACCCCGGCACCACGGTGGACGTCGAGCTGCACGACGGCGCGCACCTGCGGCTGCGGAAGCTGGAGGAGGGGTTCGATCCGCGCGACCGCGCCCGCGCGGTGGCGCGGCTGATGGAGGCGTCCGCGCGCGGCGAGGTCCTGACCGGCCTGTTCTTCGTGGACGCGAAGGCGGCCTCGCTGACGGACCAGCTCCGGATGGTGGACGCGCCGCTGGCGACGCTGCCGGAGGCGCGGGTGCGGCCGCCGCCGGCGGTGCTCGAGGGGATCATGGCGTCGCTGCGCTGA
- a CDS encoding 2-oxoacid:acceptor oxidoreductase subunit alpha, giving the protein MLEHTTAAAKAGGGRAAASPLVNDFSIQVATANGSGSQSSNTVLLRALFQMGIPVSGKNLFPSNIAGLPTWYTVRASKDGWVARKKEIDLLVAMNPETAREDVRALSPGAAVVYDAPLGLASLRDDLVFYPVPFDEVVAPVASEARLRKLLRNMAYVGVLARLLGIELAEVERAIGRVFGQKAKARELNVAAARAGFEHAGALEKRDRLSVRRMDATAGKLIVDGNSAAALGALFAGVTVVAWYPITPSSSLVETLIGHLREHRVDADGRATYAVVQAEDELAAVGMAIGAGWAGARAMTASAGPGLSLMAEFVGLAYYAEIPVVIFDVQRVGPSTGLPTRTSQGDVLSTAFLSHGDTQHVLLFPGSVEECFSMGVEAFDVAERLQTPVFVMTDLDLGMNNWMADPFPYPDRPLDRGKVLSKEDLDRLGGFARYRDVDGDGIGWRTLPGTDHPRAAYFTRGTGHDDASAYSESPAVFEENMARLARKLDGARAILPAPERHGGGKAPVGIVAYGSSHPAILEARAQLAAEAGLDTDYLRVRAYPFSREVEAFVRAHDRVYVVEQNRDGQLAALLKLDLPTELVPRLRGIAHVHGLPLDARSVTDELLAKEAR; this is encoded by the coding sequence ATGCTCGAGCACACCACTGCAGCGGCGAAGGCGGGGGGCGGCCGCGCGGCCGCATCCCCGCTCGTCAACGATTTTTCCATCCAGGTCGCCACCGCGAACGGCTCGGGCTCGCAGAGCTCCAACACCGTCCTGCTGCGCGCGCTCTTCCAGATGGGCATCCCGGTCTCGGGCAAGAACCTGTTCCCCTCCAACATCGCGGGGCTTCCGACCTGGTACACGGTCCGGGCCTCGAAGGACGGCTGGGTCGCGCGCAAGAAGGAGATCGACCTGCTCGTGGCGATGAACCCGGAGACCGCGCGCGAGGACGTGCGCGCGCTCTCGCCGGGCGCGGCGGTGGTCTACGACGCGCCGCTCGGCCTCGCCTCGCTGCGCGACGACCTGGTGTTCTACCCGGTCCCGTTCGACGAGGTGGTCGCGCCCGTCGCGAGCGAGGCCCGGCTCCGCAAGCTCCTCCGGAACATGGCGTACGTGGGCGTCCTGGCGCGGCTGCTCGGCATCGAGCTCGCCGAGGTCGAGCGCGCCATCGGGCGCGTCTTCGGGCAGAAGGCGAAGGCGCGCGAGCTGAACGTGGCCGCGGCGCGCGCCGGCTTCGAGCACGCCGGGGCGCTGGAGAAGCGCGACCGCCTGTCGGTCCGGCGCATGGACGCGACCGCGGGGAAGCTCATCGTGGACGGGAACTCGGCGGCGGCGCTCGGGGCGCTGTTCGCCGGCGTGACCGTGGTGGCCTGGTACCCGATCACGCCCTCGTCCTCGCTCGTCGAGACGCTCATCGGGCACCTCCGCGAGCACCGCGTGGACGCCGACGGCCGGGCCACCTACGCGGTCGTCCAGGCCGAGGACGAGCTGGCCGCGGTGGGCATGGCCATCGGCGCCGGCTGGGCCGGCGCGCGCGCCATGACGGCGAGCGCCGGGCCGGGCCTGTCGCTCATGGCCGAGTTCGTGGGGCTCGCCTACTACGCCGAGATCCCGGTGGTGATCTTCGACGTGCAGCGCGTCGGGCCGTCCACCGGGCTGCCCACCCGCACGTCGCAGGGGGACGTGCTCTCCACCGCGTTCCTCTCGCACGGCGACACGCAGCACGTGCTGCTGTTCCCGGGCTCCGTCGAGGAGTGCTTCTCGATGGGCGTGGAGGCGTTCGACGTCGCCGAGCGGCTGCAGACCCCGGTGTTCGTGATGACCGATCTCGACCTCGGGATGAACAACTGGATGGCGGACCCGTTCCCGTACCCCGACCGCCCCCTCGACCGCGGCAAGGTGCTCTCGAAGGAGGACCTCGACCGCCTCGGCGGCTTCGCCCGCTACCGCGACGTGGACGGCGACGGGATCGGCTGGCGCACGCTGCCCGGGACCGATCACCCGCGCGCCGCGTACTTCACCCGCGGCACCGGCCACGACGACGCCTCGGCCTACAGCGAGAGCCCGGCCGTGTTCGAGGAGAACATGGCGCGGCTGGCGCGGAAGCTCGACGGGGCGCGGGCGATCCTTCCGGCGCCGGAGCGGCACGGCGGCGGGAAGGCGCCGGTGGGCATCGTCGCCTACGGCTCCTCGCACCCGGCCATCCTGGAGGCGCGCGCGCAGCTCGCGGCCGAGGCGGGCCTCGACACCGACTACCTGCGCGTCCGCGCCTACCCGTTCTCGCGCGAGGTGGAGGCGTTCGTGCGCGCGCACGACCGGGTCTACGTGGTGGAGCAGAACCGCGACGGCCAGCTCGCCGCGCTGCTGAAGCTGGATCTCCCCACCGAGCTGGTGCCGCGGCTGCGCGGCATCGCCCACGTGCACGGGCTCCCGCTGGACGCGCGCTCGGTGACCGACGAGCTGCTCGCGAAGGAGGCGAGGTGA
- a CDS encoding AMP-binding protein: MSAPSYVSGPSTTPLLGETIGENLRRTVERFPDREALVSVYQGYRATYRQFWEETSLVARGLLVRGVKKGDRVGIWAPNRYEWVIWQYATARIGAVMVTVNPAYRVHELEYALKQSGVSMLALSRTFRNADYVAMVREVRLRCPELRHTLVIDDEWSALKHDALRLSEQELTRLERDLQFDEPINIQYTSGTTGFPKGATLSHHNLLNNGFFIGEYLGYREADRVCLPVPFYHCFGMVIGNLAATSHGSAIVIPLDNFDPVTVMRTVQQERCTSLYGVPTMFIAELDHPEFHTFDFSSLRTGVMAGSPCPIEVMKRVQKDMHMPEVTICYGMTETSPVSTQSRTDDPIEKRVTTVGQVHPHVEIKIVDPTTGRVMPRGTPGELCTRGYSVMLGYWNDPHATRGAIDDGRWMHTGDLATIDEHGYVKIVGRIKDMVLRGGENIFPREVEEFLYTIPGVSDVQVIGVPDVKYGEELMAWVKLRPGVSLTGEEIRAYCKGKIATYKIPRYYKFVDGFPMTVSGKVQKYKMRETAIQELGLQQAASIETA; the protein is encoded by the coding sequence TTGAGCGCACCGTCCTACGTCAGCGGGCCGTCCACCACGCCGCTCCTCGGCGAGACCATCGGCGAGAACCTGCGCCGCACGGTGGAGCGCTTCCCGGATCGCGAGGCGCTGGTGTCGGTGTACCAGGGCTACCGCGCCACGTACCGGCAGTTCTGGGAGGAGACGTCGCTGGTCGCGCGCGGGCTGCTGGTCCGCGGCGTCAAGAAGGGCGACCGCGTCGGCATCTGGGCGCCGAACCGGTACGAGTGGGTGATCTGGCAGTACGCCACCGCGCGCATCGGGGCCGTCATGGTGACGGTCAACCCCGCCTACCGCGTGCACGAGCTGGAGTACGCGCTGAAGCAGTCCGGCGTCTCGATGCTGGCGCTGTCCCGCACGTTCCGGAACGCCGACTACGTGGCCATGGTGCGCGAGGTGCGGCTGCGCTGCCCGGAGCTGCGGCACACGCTGGTGATCGACGACGAGTGGAGCGCGCTCAAGCACGACGCGCTGCGCCTCTCCGAGCAGGAGCTGACCCGGCTCGAGCGCGACCTGCAGTTCGACGAGCCCATCAACATCCAGTACACCAGCGGCACCACCGGGTTCCCGAAGGGCGCGACGCTCTCGCACCACAACCTGCTCAACAACGGCTTCTTCATCGGGGAGTACCTCGGCTACCGCGAGGCCGACCGGGTCTGCCTGCCGGTGCCCTTCTACCACTGCTTCGGGATGGTGATCGGGAACCTGGCCGCCACCAGCCACGGCTCCGCCATCGTGATCCCGCTCGACAACTTCGACCCGGTCACGGTGATGCGCACCGTGCAGCAGGAGCGGTGCACGTCCCTGTACGGCGTGCCGACGATGTTCATCGCGGAGCTCGACCACCCCGAGTTCCACACCTTCGACTTCTCCTCCCTGCGCACCGGCGTCATGGCCGGCTCGCCCTGCCCGATCGAGGTGATGAAGCGGGTGCAGAAGGACATGCACATGCCGGAGGTCACCATCTGCTACGGCATGACCGAGACCTCGCCGGTGTCCACGCAGTCGCGGACCGACGATCCCATCGAGAAGCGGGTCACCACCGTCGGGCAGGTCCACCCGCACGTGGAGATCAAGATCGTGGACCCCACCACCGGCCGCGTGATGCCGCGGGGGACGCCCGGCGAGCTGTGCACCCGCGGCTACTCGGTGATGCTCGGCTACTGGAACGACCCGCACGCCACCCGCGGCGCCATCGACGACGGCCGCTGGATGCACACCGGGGACCTCGCCACCATCGACGAGCACGGCTACGTGAAGATCGTCGGCCGCATCAAGGACATGGTGCTGCGCGGCGGCGAGAACATCTTCCCGCGCGAGGTGGAGGAGTTCCTGTACACGATCCCGGGCGTCTCCGACGTGCAGGTGATCGGCGTGCCGGACGTGAAGTACGGCGAGGAGCTGATGGCGTGGGTGAAGCTGCGGCCCGGGGTCTCGCTGACCGGCGAGGAGATCCGCGCCTACTGCAAGGGCAAGATCGCGACCTACAAGATCCCGCGGTACTACAAGTTCGTGGACGGCTTCCCGATGACCGTCTCGGGCAAGGTCCAGAAGTACAAGATGCGCGAGACCGCCATCCAGGAGCTGGGGCTGCAGCAGGCGGCCTCCATCGAGACCGCCTGA
- a CDS encoding quinone oxidoreductase family protein, whose translation MRAIRFHEHGGPEVLKLEEVTVGDPGPGEARLRIGAAGVNFVDVYHRSGLYPMQLPAGLGVEAAGRVEAVGAGVDHVRPGDRVAFVGGPGCYAEARVVPADRLVRLPDAISDRTAAGAMLKGLTAQVLIRRTYPVKAGDTVLWHAAAGGVGLIAIQWLKALGATVIGTVGSDEKAALARAHGCDHVVVYTREDFVARVRELTGGEGVPVVYDSVGKTTFAGSIDCLRPLGMMVTFGNASGPVPPVDPLLLSRKGSLFLTRPSVFTYVARRADLERSAAELLEVVGSGAVKVEVGRALPLAQAAEAHRALEARATTGSLVLEP comes from the coding sequence ATGCGCGCGATCCGGTTCCACGAGCACGGCGGCCCCGAGGTCCTGAAGCTGGAAGAGGTGACGGTCGGTGATCCCGGGCCGGGCGAGGCCCGGCTCCGCATCGGCGCCGCGGGCGTGAACTTCGTGGACGTGTACCACCGCTCCGGCCTGTACCCCATGCAGCTCCCGGCCGGCCTGGGCGTCGAGGCGGCGGGGCGGGTGGAGGCGGTGGGGGCGGGGGTGGACCACGTCCGCCCGGGCGATCGCGTCGCGTTCGTGGGCGGGCCGGGCTGCTACGCCGAGGCGCGGGTGGTGCCGGCGGACCGGCTGGTGCGCCTGCCCGACGCGATCTCCGATCGCACCGCCGCTGGCGCGATGCTGAAGGGGCTCACCGCGCAGGTGCTCATCCGGCGCACCTACCCGGTGAAGGCGGGCGACACGGTCCTGTGGCACGCGGCCGCGGGCGGGGTGGGGCTCATCGCGATCCAGTGGCTGAAGGCGCTCGGCGCGACCGTGATCGGCACGGTGGGCAGCGACGAGAAGGCGGCGCTGGCGCGCGCCCACGGCTGCGACCACGTCGTCGTGTACACGCGCGAGGACTTCGTGGCGCGGGTGCGGGAGCTCACCGGCGGCGAGGGCGTGCCGGTGGTGTACGACTCGGTCGGGAAGACCACCTTCGCCGGCTCGATCGACTGCCTGCGGCCGCTCGGCATGATGGTCACGTTCGGCAACGCCTCCGGGCCGGTGCCGCCGGTCGATCCGCTGCTGCTCTCGCGCAAGGGCTCGCTGTTCCTCACGCGGCCGAGCGTGTTCACCTACGTGGCGCGCCGCGCCGACCTGGAGCGCAGCGCCGCCGAGCTGCTCGAGGTGGTCGGCAGCGGGGCGGTGAAGGTGGAGGTCGGCCGGGCGCTGCCGCTGGCGCAGGCGGCCGAGGCGCACCGCGCGCTGGAGGCCCGCGCCACCACCGGCTCGCTGGTGCTCGAGCCCTAG